A part of Saccharomyces cerevisiae S288C chromosome XIV, complete sequence genomic DNA contains:
- the ESF2 gene encoding RNA-binding ATPase activator ESF2 (Essential nucleolar protein involved in pre-18S rRNA processing; binds to RNA and stimulates ATPase activity of Dbp8; involved in assembly of the small subunit (SSU) processome) produces MSEKVNSDFEDFSSDEETDQHNVLIQTKKKISSKDDIFSKKVEDIESENESDIEEEQKQEEKEDVEQPDKENGEKLDREVEEQASSTTSLDLKTEKLRQLVKSKAAKKSKHKTGVVYFSSIPPYMKPAKMRQILTRFGEVDRLFLKKEDDQKYKQRVKGGGNKKNKYEEGWAEFIRKRDAKLCAETLNGNIIGGKKGTFYHDDILNVKYLPGFKWADLTEQIARENDIRQAKLEMEISQANKLNAEFIRNVEQSKMIQNIKNSRKRAGKEGESADSHPHREFKQRRVETSRANAPSDIKQQSSGSKDLGNVLTNLL; encoded by the coding sequence ATGAGTGAAAAAGTAAATAGTGACTTTGAAGACTTTTCCTCAGATGAGGAAACCGATCAACATAACGTCTTAATTCagaccaagaaaaaaatttctagTAAGGATGATATCTTCAGTAAGAAGGTAGAAGACATCGAAAGTGAAAACGAGTCAGACatagaagaagagcaaaaacaagaagaaaaagaggatGTAGAACAACCAGATAAAGAGAATGGAGAAAAGCTCGATCGAGAAGTAGAAGAACAAGCTTCGTCCACCACTTCACTGGATttaaaaacagaaaaactAAGGCAACTGGTAAAATCAAAGGCCGCCAAGAAGTCTAAACACAAGACTGGGGTGGTATACTTCTCCAGTATTCCACCTTACATGAAACCTGCAAAAATGAGACAAATATTAACTCGTTTTGGTGAGGTAGATAGACTATTTCTAAAGAAAGAGGACGATCAAAAGTACAAGCAAAGAGTTAAAGGTGGaggaaacaagaaaaacaagTATGAAGAAGGTTGGGCCGAGTTTATTAGGAAAAGAGACGCCAAATTGTGTGCGGAGACGTTGAACGGGAACATTATTGGTGGCAAGAAAGGTACTTTCTACCATGATGATATCCTGAACGTGAAGTACCTCCCAGGTTTCAAATGGGCAGATTTGACTGAACAGATTGCCCGCGAGAACGATATCAGACAGGCCAAGTTGGAGATGGAAATCTCGCAGGCCAACAAACTGAACGCGGAATTCATTAGAAACGTGGAGCAAAGTAAGATGATACAAAACATTAAGAACTCTAGGAAGCGCGCCGGAAAAGAAGGAGAGTCTGCAGATTCTCACCCTCACAGGGAATTTAAACAACGTCGTGTGGAAACAAGCCGTGCCAATGCTCCCTCTGATATCAAGCAGCAATCCTCTGGGTCCAAAGACTTGGGTAATGTTCTCACCAATTTACTATAA